The following are encoded together in the Bacteroidota bacterium genome:
- a CDS encoding zinc-binding dehydrogenase, protein MKALILTEYQSNLSAMLKGLKVEEIETPKPTGNQILVKIDGSPCNPSDIAFMRGMYNIKKSLPKVAGFEGTGIVVETGDNPEAKHLLGKRVSTFSQQNENGTWSEYFLTKANNCILLKDEMPAEQAACFFVNPFTAYGLFERAQKRGDKAIIQNAAAGVVGAFVHKLAEKERIPLINIVRRPAHVDLLKSQGAEFVLNLRDKEFENEFNKLAHKLKATIAFDAVGGEHSGQLLNNMPSNSKVLLYGGLSGQNASNFDILGTIFHKKSFEGFNLGDWMRETKPEHFNEVSNFLQDLIINKEVETKIQRVIKLEDAFDGLYQYVTKMSDGKVIFNPTII, encoded by the coding sequence ATGAAAGCCCTAATCTTAACTGAATACCAGTCCAACCTATCGGCTATGCTAAAAGGTTTGAAGGTAGAGGAAATTGAAACGCCTAAACCAACAGGCAACCAGATTCTGGTAAAAATAGATGGGAGTCCTTGTAATCCTTCTGACATTGCATTTATGCGGGGCATGTATAACATTAAGAAATCACTCCCAAAAGTTGCAGGTTTTGAAGGAACAGGAATTGTTGTTGAAACAGGTGATAATCCTGAAGCCAAGCACTTGCTGGGTAAGCGGGTCAGTACGTTTAGTCAGCAAAATGAAAATGGAACATGGTCTGAATACTTTCTGACTAAAGCTAATAATTGTATTCTATTAAAAGATGAAATGCCAGCTGAACAAGCAGCTTGTTTTTTTGTCAACCCTTTTACAGCTTATGGATTATTTGAAAGAGCACAAAAAAGAGGTGATAAAGCTATCATTCAAAATGCTGCAGCTGGAGTAGTAGGTGCATTTGTTCACAAATTGGCAGAAAAAGAAAGAATTCCTTTAATTAACATTGTCAGAAGACCAGCTCATGTTGACTTATTAAAATCGCAAGGAGCTGAATTTGTTCTCAATTTAAGAGATAAAGAATTTGAAAATGAATTCAACAAATTAGCTCACAAACTAAAAGCGACTATTGCTTTTGATGCTGTTGGAGGAGAACATAGCGGCCAATTGCTAAACAATATGCCATCAAATTCTAAAGTCCTGCTTTACGGTGGTTTAAGCGGCCAAAATGCCTCCAATTTTGATATTCTAGGTACCATATTTCATAAAAAGAGTTTTGAAGGTTTCAATCTGGGTGACTGGATGAGAGAAACTAAACCCGAGCATTTCAATGAAGTTTCCAATTTCTTACAGGATTTGATCATCAACAAAGAAGTCGAAACAAAAATCCAGAGAGTCATTAAATTGGAAGATGCATTTGATGGCCTTTATCAATACGTAACTAAAATGTCGGATGGAAAGGTGA
- a CDS encoding redoxin domain-containing protein → MKKSILLLISGFAFVLMSCTDMSKTAIVNGIIDNQVNEVVSLTNLSDELSKADTAILNKKGKFQFKIDIDEEGFYMLRHGRERNIIYLAPGYKLKFEVEAEKLAGKLDISGNGKDINLYLMEEKLFLAELKPQNPMLYGLDEEMFIQKANDVLKSWQGYITEQENLSPEFKKKELYVALYDWALTRLYYQQAHRYFRENDSFIVSSTYYNFLDTLETNNPEFLELQNYRSFIQMNFSRVAENILKENPEISERPAGKIWANYEAALSLYPHHQIKSYALFRVLKEQLDYYGIDEIDEIYQNFMIETTVEKYKKYVKKSYNKWKSIEAGNQADEFSYPDINGKEYALNNFKGKYLYIDVWATWCGPCKVEIPYLDTLVNELKGNNIEIISISIDENKADWEEMINADKPDWLQLYAGSWNTEITNFFLIRSIPRFILLDREGKIIDANAARPSENIKEQILALEGI, encoded by the coding sequence ATGAAAAAAAGTATTTTATTGCTAATATCAGGCTTCGCATTTGTGCTTATGTCTTGTACGGATATGTCTAAAACAGCAATTGTCAATGGAATAATTGACAATCAGGTAAACGAAGTAGTCAGTCTGACAAACCTTTCAGACGAATTATCAAAAGCAGATACAGCTATCCTGAATAAAAAAGGAAAGTTCCAGTTTAAAATTGATATTGATGAAGAGGGATTTTACATGTTACGTCATGGTCGTGAAAGAAACATCATTTATTTAGCACCAGGATATAAGCTGAAATTTGAAGTTGAAGCAGAAAAATTAGCTGGAAAACTAGATATAAGTGGAAACGGAAAAGATATTAATCTGTATTTAATGGAAGAGAAGTTATTTCTGGCAGAATTAAAACCCCAGAACCCAATGCTCTATGGTCTGGATGAAGAAATGTTCATTCAAAAGGCAAACGATGTTTTAAAATCATGGCAGGGCTATATTACTGAACAGGAGAATTTGAGTCCAGAATTTAAAAAGAAAGAACTTTATGTGGCTTTATACGATTGGGCATTAACCAGACTTTATTATCAGCAAGCACATCGCTATTTTAGAGAAAACGATAGCTTTATTGTGAGTTCAACCTATTACAATTTCTTGGATACATTGGAAACAAACAATCCCGAATTTCTGGAACTACAAAATTATCGCAGCTTTATTCAGATGAATTTTTCACGAGTTGCAGAGAATATTCTCAAGGAAAATCCAGAAATAAGTGAACGACCTGCAGGAAAAATTTGGGCAAATTATGAAGCTGCACTCTCCTTGTATCCACATCATCAAATTAAATCATATGCATTGTTTCGTGTATTGAAGGAACAATTAGATTATTATGGAATTGATGAAATTGATGAAATATATCAGAATTTTATGATTGAAACAACTGTTGAAAAATATAAAAAATATGTAAAAAAAAGCTATAATAAATGGAAATCTATTGAAGCTGGTAATCAAGCTGATGAATTTAGTTATCCCGATATAAATGGGAAAGAATACGCATTAAATAATTTTAAGGGCAAATACCTTTACATTGATGTATGGGCAACCTGGTGTGGTCCTTGTAAAGTTGAAATTCCCTATTTAGATACACTCGTTAATGAATTAAAAGGAAATAATATTGAGATAATTTCAATCTCCATTGATGAAAACAAGGCAGATTGGGAAGAAATGATTAATGCTGATAAACCTGACTGGCTACAACTTTATGCAGGTAGCTGGAATACAGAAATCACTAATTTTTTCCTGATTCGATCAATCCCTCGTTTTATACTTCTTGATCGTGAAGGTAAAATTATTGATGCAAATGCAGCCCGTCCTTCAGAAAACATCAAGGAGCAAATTTTGGCATTGGAAGGAATTTAA